The Manihot esculenta cultivar AM560-2 chromosome 1, M.esculenta_v8, whole genome shotgun sequence genome has a window encoding:
- the LOC110611438 gene encoding uncharacterized protein LOC110611438, producing the protein MKLRKGNSVEILKREHEPCGSWFPGSIISVFGDYYIVRYDSLADSEGEPVMEKVHKEDVRPQPPLKRGKRWMVGDVADVFDIHCWRVGKIAKALKKNLFVIKLFGSIQLKEFHESNLRIRQVWHNNNWSVIWKVQNKESTENFMHSKSKLPGSLNCSSPLAELIGKGSCLAKRNEQRGLKDMHNNTKMCHPARMVKRSNMSCLDRSSKDLFSCVGRGRRPLTRNLHLFRSAGDVSSQQVKDEKFTKIDADLAKATSDWIYNSSRPLSTEDSDQCSVASCSSNDFALSSNHNYNKAFENTSDNSDAESSYPSSSAAYLEQKLEADIHELEFQAYKSTVQALYASGPLSWEQESLLTNLRLSLHISDEEHLLQLRHMLSTQVL; encoded by the exons ATGAAGTTGAGAAAAGGGAATTCTGTGGAAATCTTGAAAAGGGAACATGAGCCTTGTGGCTCCTGGTTTCCTGGCAGTATAATATCAGTGTTTGGGGATTATTATATTGTTAGGTACGATTCACTTGCAGACAGTGAGGGAGAGCCTGTGATGGAGAAGGTGCACAAAGAGGATGTTAGGCCTCAGCCTCCTCTTAAAAGGGGAAAAAGATGGATGGTTGGTGATGTAGCTGATGTGTTTGATATTCATTGTTGGAGAGTTGGGAAAATTGCAAAGGCTTTGAAGAAGAACCTTTTTGTCATAAAATTGTTTGGATCCATCCAACTCAAAGAATTTCATGAATCCAATCTCAGGATTCGGCAGGTCTGGCATAACAATaattggtcagtgatttggaaG GTTCAAAATAAAGAATCTACTGAAAACTTCATGCATAGTAAGTCAAAACTTCCTGGTAGCTTGAATTGCAGTTCTCCATTAGCTGAATTAATAGGCAAGGGTTCATGCTTAGCAAAGAGAAATGAGCAGAGAGGCCTCAAGGATATGCACAATAATACCAAAATGTGTCATCCTGCAAGAATGGTAAAAAGAAGCAACATGAGTTGTCTTGACAGATCTTCTAAGGACCTATTTTCTTGCGTGGGAAGAGGCCGCAGACCTCTTACAAGAAATCTTCATTTGTTTAGGAGTGCAGGTGATGTTTCTTCTCAACAAGTGAAAGATGAGAAATTCACCAAGATTGATGCTGATCTAGCAAAAGCAACTAGTGACTGGATATATAATTCTTCAAGGCCTCTTTCAACTGAAGATAGCGACCAATGCTCTGTTGCTAGTTGTAGTTCAAATGATTTTGCTCTGTCTTCTAATCATAATTACAATAAAGCATTTGAAAACACATCTGATAACTCGGATGCCGAATCATCATATCCTTCATCTTCTGCCGCATATTTGGAACAAAAGTTAGAGGCCGACATACATGAACTAGAGTTTCAAGCTTACAAATCAACTGTGCAAGCATTGTATGCTTCAGGTCCTTTAAGCTGGGAGCAAGAGTCACTTTTAACAAATCTTCGCCTATCCCTTCACATATCAGACGAGGAACATCTACTCCAGCTGAGACACATGTTATCTACTCAAGTTCTGTAA